The genomic stretch TGATATATCTCATTTACTTTAATCCAATGTTTGCACTCTTTTTCGGACTTTGGGAAGCTATCATTCCGAGTGCTTTAGAGGAGAGCAAAGAGATAAGTCCAGAAGCATTTGGGATAATAAACTCATTTCAACAAGTAGGTTGGTTTATGGGTTATCTTTTTAGTTACCTTGAGTTTTCTATTAGAACTTCAATTTTAATTTCCTCATTAATTTCAGTTATTTTAGGTTTTATATTTCTCGTAATAAATAAACGTTAACATTTGGTTATCATTTAAATAAACTTTATACAATTAATGAATAAGTTTTTTCATGACGTTCATCTTATACTTCCGTGTTAATAAAACCTAACAAGATTAAAGAATAATAAATAAGAATTCAAATCTGTCTTTAAAAATTCATCTATATTAATTTAAAGTGTGAGGATAACTGAAGTACTAGACAAGCTAAAGGGTAGAACTATCATTGAGGCTTCATGAATTTATATTCAACCTCTCGTCCTCATTCTCCCTTATCTGGCTCCCCACGCCTAGGTTAGGAAGGATACTTTTCCTGATTTATAATAATGTTTCTCTTTTTTGATCTCAGATTTCTAACAAATATGGATATTTGGTCTATATTTAAACAAGTATTCAGTAGCATTTACAATTAATATTGCTATACTTTTCTACAGTATATAGCTCCATGAACTGATTTACATCTTCAAATTCCACTTCCTTATGAGGATTATCGATTAGAATTTCTAGCACATTTTAATTATCTTCAAGAGATATTAAACCTCTAGTTTAGCCTCCTTTTCCATAGACTTTTCAAACTCCATTAAATATAATGCAAAATATCAATATTTAAAGATATTTACGAATTTACTTAAAGAAAATTGAATTCTAGTAAAAAATCATATATTTATAAAATAGAGAGTTTAGTTCTATTCTATATTAGTATTACTTTGTTTTAACATTTTTAATTAGAGTATAGACATAAATTTTTTTATCTATATTAGGAGGATTTATTATGTAGCAAAGAAGTCCTCCAAAGAAGGATCTAATCCTAATGAGGTTCTCGGCATCTTCTGAATTAAAAATCTTTAAACTTATTTTCCTTACTACTGAATCGCATAATTCTCTGATGTTTTCACTTAATTCCTTATAAAGGTTCATTGCAGATAAAGTATGTAAGAAAAGCTTTCTCATTGTAGGATTATCATATTTTTCTAAGTACTTAGTTCCTATACATTCTAAAATTTCTCCTCCATTTGCAATGCAATCTTCAACTATATCCAATGGAATGCTCTTTTTTGCTACCTCTAAAATTAGCTGATCCTTAGTTTTGAAGTGCCAGAAAATTATACCTTTTGATACACCGGCTTTTTTACTTATTTCATCAACTGAAGCTTTAAAGAAATCCTCTTCTGCAAACACTTCAATAGCAGCTTGCAATATTTTTTCTCTTGTTGCTTCTTCATTTCTTTGTCTCATATTTTATTACTCGTATATCGGCTTTAAAGGCTTAGATTAATCCCACTAGTACTTTTACTAGTACAAACACTATTATCGTCATTATTGTATATTTTACTAGTGTAGTCCTCATCTTATTCATTAAATAAGATCCAGTGAACCCTCCCAGAATTCCACCAAATAATATCACTATCCATAAGTCATAACTGATCCCTCTCAAGAGGAATAAATAGCTAGTAAAACCACTTGCAGAACTGAATAGTGCAATATAACCCGCTGTAGCAGATACCTTTTTATAATCTGTCTCAATAAGTGCTAAAACTGGTAAAATTATCATTCCACCTCCTACTCCAAGCAAGCCACCAAGAAATCCAGCTATAGCTCCGACTAGTATACCAAATAAATATCCCTTGATATTTCCAGAGAACTTACCAGCTTCTTCTTTTGTCTTTCCTTTTATTAAACTATATAATGTATATCCCAAGAACGCTACAAAAATCCATAACAATATCTTTCTTGGCGTATTAATACCGATATAAGCACCAATAGGTGCCATAATGACGGCTGGAATAAGAAAGATCGTACCCAATTTCCATAGAACTCTTCCTCTCTTTCCATTATTCACTGTGGCAGTTGATAATGAGAATACATTTAATAGAAGTCCTGCTGCCGCAGCTATTGAGAAAGGTATACCTAAGGAGTAATAAATAGGAATAAGCGTATTAGCTGCTCCCACTCCAGCTATTGCAAACAACGCAGATATTATCCAGGTTAAAATAAATATTAATGTTAAAAAAACTGTATTCATATTTTTCACCTCTTATTTCTTTCAATTTCATAACAACGTGGACAGAGTTTCTTACCATTAAATATTTTGATGTAATTCTCGTATGTTGGCTCTCCGCAATTATCGCATACTATTCTTGTCATCGTTTTCTTAGAAGGGTTATAAGTAAAGTCCTTGAGAAATTCGTAATAGAATAATTCATCAAAATCCTTAGAAAGAACATAATTTATGACCTCATCTGCAACATCTCTGGGGACTTGGGATGCTGGTACTCCGGACTTTCTATACTTAAAAAATTCAAATTTACTGCACGCATCAAGAATTTCAGGCTTAGGTCTTATTCTTACCGCGCCTTTGCCTGGTTTATAAACAACTATAGCCATTTTACCGTATTCGAGTCTCTTATAATTTCCCTTGCCGTATGTGCAACCTGTGGCTATTTGGACTCCGTCGTCAAAACAGCCTTGATGGTGTTCATCTCCAGTTTCAGAAAAAATATAAGTTCCAGTATCTTTCTCTTTATCGATTCCTAATAACTTTAGAGCGTATTTGCCTGCCAGATATCCTAGTGGCATTGCAGGACATCTGTGTCCGTGAAATTCGAATGCCCATTCAGGGATTTCGTGTCTTGTGCTTTGCATTTTATTTCATCTATTAATTGACTAGTCAGTCAATAATTTAAAGTTATCCATTTATATGTTTAAATACATTAAAACCAAGATTCATTAGGTATGGTAAAAATATTCTCAGTTATTATTACTACATATATTAGGAAAATAATCCATCTTCCATGTGGCCTTGTGTATCGTTGTAATCCGGATATTATGCATCCAAAACATTCATAATGCAGTCCTTATGATAATATATCATACTTTTCTAATAGCCTCTTCCGTTGGCATCAGTATTATTTATTTTTCTCTAAAATTTCGTGTAATTTGGAATATATTGCTTCAGAGTCAAGAATAGAAACTGCTCCGATCAAGAATTTTATTTTAGATTCTAGAATTCGAGCTTATTATAGTACCCTTTGAGTGATTAAGGTAATTCATCATAACTACTAGCCTTAATTTTAGACTTAGTATAGATATTATAATTTGATATGTCTATGTCTACTAGAAGCCAGTCTGACTTAGAAAGTGATAAAACTTTTTCGAAATAGTTGAATCTAAGTTTTAGCATCAACTGTGGTTCTTTTTAGTTTAGAAAGTTCAGTAACAGAATCTTTTGATAAGCCGTAAAGTGAATTCTCTCTAATAATTGAGCTTTATGCCGTATTCATCTATCATGAAATTTTTACTTTCTATGTCTTTAATACTATGATACATATAAACATAAGCCTAAACAAACTATTAATATAATTTTTTTAGAAATATTTTTATATAAAATTAAATACAAAGGTAATAATAATGTATTAATAATACATATAGAGTCTAAACTAGCCAAATAGTGAAAAGGTTATTGTGACATAGAAAGATTTATTAATTTCGATATCGAATTATATATCGATAAAAAATGTTTGGCAGATTAATGAGATTAGGTGGATACCAAGTACTTGAATCTCTAAAAAGTGGTCCAATAAAGGTATCTCAATTAAGGAACTCAGTTTCGCTATATGGTAGTGCCTTCGATTTTGTACTAAGTCAATTAGTGCTAGCAGGATTAGTTAGAAAGTTTGAAAAGGACGACGAAGAATATGTAGAACTTACTGACCTAGGTAAAAGCTTTCCGTACTACTGGGGTTACGGACCATATCCAAGACATGGATCATTCCATGGGCCTCATCATGGACACCACGGTTGGTGGTAAAAGTTTTTTTAGCAGTTTACGTCTTTTTTTTCTTTTTAAACAGCTCCCTAAATCCCAGACGTAGGAGTAATTGCTGATCCTGGATTAACTGCAGTAGTAGATATTGTAAATTATATTCTCTTTAATAGTTATACATTGGTAGAAAATTATTTTACCGATGTCAATTATAAATTAGCTTTTCAAACTACACCACAGAATTAGGTGCACCTTTAGATTGATCCATGCTTAATTATTCAGATTATTATATAGATTAGAAGGCTGCTAAGATATTATTCTTAATCGCATATAATTATTTCTAGTTTTTAATATTTCCATCCTTTCCTCGTAAATAACTCCTTGCATAATCTTCGTATATTCCTCAGTATATTTTGCCAAACTCTCTCCTAACTTTAAAGCTTTTTTAACATCTTCTTCAGAGAACAATTGTGGAAGTATCTTCCAGAAATATATGAAAATTCTATGATTATGGAAAATACTTGTTGTTTTAATAAAAAGTTATTTAAGTTACAAGGATCATTTAACGTTTTTATAATTTAGGAAATTTTATGAATTTTAAAGATCTCAAGTTAACGGAAATATCAAAATTCCACTTAAGTTGAATATTCTGCTCAATATTAAATAATACTAGATTATAAAACATTTTTGCATAGAAAAATTTATTTGTTATAGAAACTGCTTAGCATTAGTCATAGAATAGTTTACTATATATTACGACATATCCAACCTTTATTTTAAAATTCTGAAGAACGTGATTAGTTAAGTTCCTATGAAAAGCCAGTTAGTACATGTTTTAACGAGTATTCTATCTGTTGTCTGAGGAACAAAAAAGTTATCGTAAAATCTGAGTGTAAGTCCTATCAATTAAAGATTTAATGCTACGAGTGGAGACTTATTTAATGGAGTTTTTAAAACGTAACGCCTTAGATTTCCTAAATTACGCTAAGCTTCTATTGCATGACAACAAATATAACTTAGCGTTATTCTCTTTAGAGCAAGCGTTACAACTCGGATTAAAATATTACATTTCAATGTTAACCGGTTCTTTCCCAAAAACGCATGACGTAGTAGATTTGCTGAAAAAGATTATAGAACTTACTAGAAATAAAAAGCTAAAAGAAATCTTAGATTCAGAAATCTCGACATTAGATTTGTTAAAACAAGCTTATATTGCTTCTATGTATTTGCCCACTACTTATGATAAAGAAGCCGTGGAAAAAACTTTAAATGTAGTAGAGGCGATATTGAATGAACTGGGAATATCTTAAGAGAAAGTGGGAAGAGAGGAAAGAAATACTTAAAAACGCCAGACAATACGTGAAATTAATCAAAGAGATCTGTGTTAAAAAGATAGACCCGGAATGTAGGGTAATATTGTTTGGCTCTATAGCACGAGGAAATTATAGAATTGACAGTGACATAGATGTACTGATAATAACTGATAAGGCTAAAAGTGTATGGGATAAAGCTAATATTGAGGTAATTATCGAAAGGGAGTTAAATATAGGAGATCCTTTCGAGTTTCATATAATAAATAAAAATGAATATGAGAATTGGTACAAGAAATTCATTGACGTTTATGAGGAATTTTAGCTAGAAATCTTATGTATAAATAAAGCGACTCAGACGATATATTCTTAGTACCGTCAATAAACTACTTAAGATGTTAAGTTAAATAATAAGTAACGATAAAGTATCTATATTGCTAAATAGCCTATTAGGAGATACCTTTATCTCTCTACAAGTCTTCATTGTCTAGAGAATTAAACTGCTCTTAAGTTACACCAAAATAAGTAAGAGTAATAGAAATACTCCACAAAATACAAAACGTCTATAAAGAAAAATGTATATATTACGAGAAAAAGATAAAAAATAATGATATAGTCTAGGTTGAACAGAACCTAAGAAGTTAACTGAGATCGCTATGGAGCTTGAGAAGAAATTAGGGAGGAAAGTTTCTTATTATTATGTGATAAATTATCTAATAGAAAATGGAGAGAAACGAAAAACATGTAGATGGACTATTCGGAATAGCAAGAATACGTGACTTATTGATGAGTTAATAAAAGTTCATAGGGAAGATTAAAAGAATGTTCTTGATAGTAATATAATTTTATCTTTTTTTGAAATAAAAATTCTATGAAAATATTACGATGAAATACGTTAGTGCAATAAACCTCATTGACATATAGTCTTTTTTATGATACTTGCATATTCTGGAAAATATTACTTCCTCTCTTGTCTCTTATAAAAACTATTTTTCCTTTCGCTTCTAATTATAGTTGTGAGTGGAAATAGGGTTAGATTACTTAAAAAGAGAGCGTTACGCTTTTTAGATGAAGCAAAAAGAGATCTTAACGAAGGGTATTATGATATAGGTGCCTTTCATGTGGAGCAAGCATTACAATTATATGTTAAAGCTAGTGATCTTTGAACTTTTCGGAAAGGAGTATGAAGGACATGGAATAAGAGAATTGATAAGCTATTTATCAAAGCTACTTAAGGAAAGCGAATATGAAGATTTAGCCAAAAAGATTAACGAATTAATTGGAGAATATAGGCAACAGTTGATAGCTATTGAGGATGCTTATATAGATTCTGGGTATGAGAATATCGAATATGAAAGTGAGGATTTAAAACACTTAATTGAAGTCACAGAAATTATAGTAAAATTCTTGGAGAAGGTGATAAAGATTGTCAAGTTGGGTTAAGTTTAGGTTTTCTCACTTAAGGAGATGGAGAGAATACGCCGAAAAAATAGCAAAAGCCACTGCAGATTTAGAACCAGACTCAGAAGTTTATGTAATAGGTGGTGTTGCAGAAGATAGAATAACGGTTTTAAGCGATATTGATATACTAATACTAATAAAAAGAAAATTAAACAATAAGGAAAGAAAGGCGTTAAGAGAAGAAATATTGTTAAGAGCTATGGATGCATACGAACTACCTTTTGATGCACCAGTTGAAATTCATATAGAAGATGAAGAGGGAGCTAAAAGATTTTTTGAGTTATCAAAGAAAGTGATAAAAATATTGTAATTATGGCAATGTAATACAATTTAAATACAGAACGATAATAAATGGGAATAGTTTCGTGATTTTTCCCATAAGTTAATTATAATCTCTGTCATATTAGAATCTATGAAATCTATAATAAGAGTAAGAAAAAGAGTTATTAAATTAAAACATGAAATATAAATACTTGAGATAAATGCAATGTAACCTTATTGCGCTTTTTCAGATTTTAAAGGACGAGATATTTCCTTTTAGGTCTTTTTATTATAAATATAAAAATAAATTAAAAAGAATTAAGATATAAAATTCTACTAATCTTTTGCACTCCTCTCTCCTTCTTCTGCCCATAAGTTTACTTTCTTACCAGCTTGCGTCAGTACATGGGGTTTATAAATCTTCAAATATATCGCATAGCCTGTCGCAAATGCTAGGAATATTATAGATATTATTCCTGCTGGAGTTTCTGGGAATACTGGAGGCCATATAGATGCATATAAAGCATATCCTAAAATCCCAGTAGCCACTGCAGGGGCAACGTAATGTTGTAATATGTGCAATATTGCGTGCGAAAGATCCTTATGCTTTTCCTTCAATCTAAAGAATAAAGTTATTAAAGACGTGTTTAAAAGGAAGTGAGTCAATACCATTCCGAATAAAGCCATCGTAGTTAAGAATTCAAAAGTATCCGCTAGGGCTTGAAGTACATTCGCGTTAGCAGTAGTCGTTGTTAATGCTTGAATAGGATTAAGCCCGTTAATTGTAAACATTGTGAAAGCCGTTAAGATAGCCGATATAGATGAGGCTATTCCTATAAAAGCTAATGCTCTATAGGGAGTGTGGTATTTTGGATGGATCTTTGAGAACCACTTTGGAATTACATTATCCCTAGCCATAGAGAAGTAAACTCTTCCAGCATTACTTTGCATCGCTACCGCATCAGAAAACGCTGAGTTCATTGCAACAAGGAACAATCCCAAAGATCCTATTATACCCAAATATAATCCCATCACTATTATACCAGGTATTGTCTGAACATCGGGATTTGGATTTTGAGTTAACGCTGTTAAGTTATTTACTCCCCAACCTGTAACTATAGCATATGCCATTTCGGTCAATATTGCACCTACTATAAATACGCCTAAGCTCAAAGCCCTCAGTATTTGCTTAGGGTGTTCAACTTCTTCACCTAGAGGTGCAGATCCTCCATAGCCTATAAAGCTTGTAATTGAGAAGACCATTGCTAACCCTAAAGCTCCCGCAGGTCCTCCGTACGGTGCAAAATCCTTTGCATATTGGGGCCAGGCAAAGGGATTAAAC from Sulfolobus sp. S-194 encodes the following:
- a CDS encoding TetR/AcrR family transcriptional regulator, producing MRQRNEEATREKILQAAIEVFAEEDFFKASVDEISKKAGVSKGIIFWHFKTKDQLILEVAKKSIPLDIVEDCIANGGEILECIGTKYLEKYDNPTMRKLFLHTLSAMNLYKELSENIRELCDSVVRKISLKIFNSEDAENLIRIRSFFGGLLCYIINPPNIDKKIYVYTLIKNVKTK
- a CDS encoding HEPN domain-containing protein, producing MSGNRVRLLKKRALRFLDEAKRDLNEGYYDIGAFHVEQALQLYVKASDL
- a CDS encoding sulfite exporter TauE/SafE family protein, whose translation is MNTVFLTLIFILTWIISALFAIAGVGAANTLIPIYYSLGIPFSIAAAAGLLLNVFSLSTATVNNGKRGRVLWKLGTIFLIPAVIMAPIGAYIGINTPRKILLWIFVAFLGYTLYSLIKGKTKEEAGKFSGNIKGYLFGILVGAIAGFLGGLLGVGGGMIILPVLALIETDYKKVSATAGYIALFSSASGFTSYLFLLRGISYDLWIVILFGGILGGFTGSYLMNKMRTTLVKYTIMTIIVFVLVKVLVGLI
- a CDS encoding FmdE family protein; this translates as MQSTRHEIPEWAFEFHGHRCPAMPLGYLAGKYALKLLGIDKEKDTGTYIFSETGDEHHQGCFDDGVQIATGCTYGKGNYKRLEYGKMAIVVYKPGKGAVRIRPKPEILDACSKFEFFKYRKSGVPASQVPRDVADEVINYVLSKDFDELFYYEFLKDFTYNPSKKTMTRIVCDNCGEPTYENYIKIFNGKKLCPRCYEIERNKR
- a CDS encoding nucleotidyltransferase domain-containing protein yields the protein MNWEYLKRKWEERKEILKNARQYVKLIKEICVKKIDPECRVILFGSIARGNYRIDSDIDVLIITDKAKSVWDKANIEVIIERELNIGDPFEFHIINKNEYENWYKKFIDVYEEF
- a CDS encoding HEPN domain-containing protein, with the translated sequence MEFLKRNALDFLNYAKLLLHDNKYNLALFSLEQALQLGLKYYISMLTGSFPKTHDVVDLLKKIIELTRNKKLKEILDSEISTLDLLKQAYIASMYLPTTYDKEAVEKTLNVVEAILNELGIS
- a CDS encoding nucleotidyltransferase domain-containing protein → MSSWVKFRFSHLRRWREYAEKIAKATADLEPDSEVYVIGGVAEDRITVLSDIDILILIKRKLNNKERKALREEILLRAMDAYELPFDAPVEIHIEDEEGAKRFFELSKKVIKIL
- a CDS encoding APC family permease, which gives rise to MSQEEVPRLKKGQVSTLGALVEEIAAMAPACDVVAFITSAIAYAFALTPLAFLLATLAMYLEVNTLYHLAKRHASAGGYYGYIANAFGPVPATISGLLYVLYQVTSTAAIPTYIGGAIIPAFLDYYYHIVLPSWLWLPLILVFVIVPITLAILGIRPQITTLKFASLFEVAFLAVIGAIVIAKAPDNTLAVFNPFAWPQYAKDFAPYGGPAGALGLAMVFSITSFIGYGGSAPLGEEVEHPKQILRALSLGVFIVGAILTEMAYAIVTGWGVNNLTALTQNPNPDVQTIPGIIVMGLYLGIIGSLGLFLVAMNSAFSDAVAMQSNAGRVYFSMARDNVIPKWFSKIHPKYHTPYRALAFIGIASSISAILTAFTMFTINGLNPIQALTTTTANANVLQALADTFEFLTTMALFGMVLTHFLLNTSLITLFFRLKEKHKDLSHAILHILQHYVAPAVATGILGYALYASIWPPVFPETPAGIISIIFLAFATGYAIYLKIYKPHVLTQAGKKVNLWAEEGERSAKD
- a CDS encoding HEPN domain-containing protein gives rise to the protein MWSKHYNYMLKLVIFELFGKEYEGHGIRELISYLSKLLKESEYEDLAKKINELIGEYRQQLIAIEDAYIDSGYENIEYESEDLKHLIEVTEIIVKFLEKVIKIVKLG